The following proteins are encoded in a genomic region of Magnolia sinica isolate HGM2019 chromosome 1, MsV1, whole genome shotgun sequence:
- the LOC131217922 gene encoding vascular-related unknown protein 1-like produces MEDSIQSSMKKEVPSSQKSLCSEESGWTMYFDDFLPADNRNSSASSFGYMGSSSSLVSDAASCAEAAGKLSGHITLPSGPTQKSCRELSLKKRRKRGALEDESLEDTASSPVNSPKVSDLKQLDMSPRKIEDDKNSFQEKEIASDGCLELQTDERNEMDFVGKESTELKKRGLCLVPLSVLLNYLG; encoded by the exons ATGGAGGACTCTATCCAATCCTCCATGAAGAAAGAAGTTCCATCTTCCCAAAAATCTCTATGTTCTGAAGAGAGTGGTTGGACCATGTATTTTGATGACTTCTTACCAGCAGACAATAGAAATTCAAGCGCTTCTTCTTTTGGCTACatgggttcttcttcttccttggttTCTGATGCTGCTTCATGTGCTGAGGCAGCGGGGAAGCTCTCTGGGCACATCACGCTGCCGTCCGGCCCTACACAGAAAAGCTGTAGGGAATTGAGcttgaaaaagaggagaaagagaggagcTTTGGAGGATGAGTCTTTGGAAGATACTGCTAGCTCTCCTGTTAATAGTCCCAAG GTTAGTGATTTGAAACAGTTGGACATGAGCCCAAGAAAGATAGAAGATGATAAAAACAGTTTTCAG gAGAAGGAAATTGCTTCTGATGGTTGTTTAGAACTGCAAACAGATGAGAGAAATGAGATGGATTTTGTAGGAAAGGAGAGTACAGAACTGAAGAAAAGGGGACTTTGCTTGGTACCCTTGTCTGTGCTTCTGAACTATCTTGGATAA